From bacterium, one genomic window encodes:
- a CDS encoding CBS domain-containing protein, with product MEEELKVKDLMVPLGEYATVSEDATLYEAVLALEEAQKRFDVSRDRHRAILVLNKEGKVVGKLSQHDVIRGLEPSYDRMGDFRGSSRMGFSPEFIRSLLKNYALWEKPLREICRKAAEIRVKDIYYTPTKGEYVREDDTLNTAIHQLIVGHHQSLLVTRGQEVVGILRLSDVFREVCKMIKECKI from the coding sequence ATGGAAGAGGAGCTCAAGGTCAAGGACTTGATGGTCCCCTTGGGGGAATATGCAACGGTATCTGAAGATGCCACCCTTTACGAGGCTGTTTTGGCTCTGGAGGAGGCACAGAAGAGGTTTGATGTCAGTCGAGATCGGCACAGGGCCATCCTGGTCTTGAACAAAGAGGGCAAGGTAGTGGGGAAGCTAAGCCAGCACGACGTGATAAGAGGACTGGAGCCCAGTTATGACAGAATGGGCGATTTCCGGGGCTCGAGCCGCATGGGCTTCAGTCCCGAGTTCATCCGGTCCCTTCTTAAGAACTATGCCCTGTGGGAAAAACCCCTTCGCGAGATCTGCCGCAAGGCGGCCGAGATAAGAGTCAAGGACATCTACTATACCCCAACCAAGGGGGAATATGTGAGGGAGGATGACACCCTCAACACAGCCATCCACCAGTTGATAGTGGGACACCATCAGTCTCTCCTTGTGACCAGAGGTCAAGAAGTGGTGGGCATTTTGAGGTTGAGCGACGTGTTTCGAGAGGTTTGCAAGATGATAAAGGAATGTAAGATCTGA
- a CDS encoding response regulator: MEPCRVLLVDDEEEFVTTLAERLRLRGMEAKVATSGEEAMRILESVPAHVVVLDVLLPGMGGLEVLRRIRAKHPQIQVILLTGRGSDQEAREGLSLGAMDYLIKPIQLEELIRKIREVAPCAARERL, translated from the coding sequence ATGGAACCATGTAGGGTCCTTCTGGTGGATGACGAGGAGGAGTTCGTCACCACCCTGGCCGAGAGGCTCAGGCTAAGGGGCATGGAGGCCAAGGTGGCCACAAGCGGCGAAGAAGCCATGAGGATCTTGGAGAGTGTGCCTGCGCACGTGGTGGTGTTGGACGTCTTGTTGCCTGGGATGGGAGGTTTGGAGGTGCTCAGGAGAATTCGGGCCAAGCATCCCCAGATCCAGGTGATCCTTCTGACAGGCAGGGGAAGCGACCAGGAAGCGCGGGAGGGTCTAAGCCTTGGGGCCATGGACTACCTCATCAAGCCTATTCAGCTCGAGGAACTAATAAGGAAAATAAGGGAGGTTGCTCCGTGTGCGGCCCGGGAGAGACTCTGA
- a CDS encoding response regulator, producing the protein MHKARILLVDDEEMFVEMLAERLEARGLEVVKAFDGDQALEKIREGDLDVVILDVLMPGKDGIDTLREIKNLKPLTEVIMLTGHATVQTAIEGMKLGAYDYLLKPTETKDLLEKIQGAYKRKSEHEERIRQAEIERITRSKSW; encoded by the coding sequence ATGCACAAGGCCAGGATCCTGCTTGTGGATGACGAGGAGATGTTCGTGGAGATGCTGGCAGAGCGTTTGGAGGCAAGAGGGCTAGAGGTGGTGAAGGCCTTCGATGGAGACCAGGCTCTGGAGAAGATAAGAGAGGGCGACTTGGATGTGGTGATCCTGGATGTGCTCATGCCAGGCAAGGACGGCATAGACACACTGAGAGAGATAAAAAACCTCAAGCCTCTTACCGAGGTGATAATGCTCACGGGTCATGCAACAGTGCAGACGGCCATAGAGGGCATGAAGCTGGGGGCATACGATTATCTCTTGAAACCCACGGAGACAAAGGATCTCTTAGAGAAGATCCAGGGAGCTTACAAGAGAAAATCAGAACATGAGGAGAGGATTCGTCAGGCGGAGATAGAGCGCATTACCCGAAGCAAGAGCTGGTGA
- a CDS encoding ATP-binding protein has protein sequence MEANRGKLVPWCGWLISGAGLGFIAFGVVLVLLVGGEPLSLGALSTGLVLCGAGLWLHARELSRAQRERALLDARVVQSHKLAALGELSAGIAHEINNPLAIIGREAELMEHLLESSFDGQDEAKRELRESIGEVARQIERCKEITRNLLSFARKMEPVFQKTDLNRLVEDMVKLVERETQGKGIQILRDYYQGLEPIRTDPPGLRQVVLNLLNNARQATSQGGTITVKTRPAAGGAVELEVQDTGCGIPREHQARIFDPFFTTKAHGKGTGLGLSICHGIVSRIGGRIGVRSEVGRGSSFTVWLPMEPGQGGNP, from the coding sequence ATGGAGGCAAATAGGGGGAAGCTGGTCCCTTGGTGTGGCTGGTTGATTTCCGGGGCCGGATTGGGTTTCATAGCCTTTGGAGTTGTTTTGGTTCTATTGGTAGGTGGCGAGCCCTTGAGCTTAGGGGCGCTCAGTACAGGTCTGGTGCTCTGCGGGGCGGGCCTGTGGCTTCATGCAAGGGAACTCAGCAGGGCGCAGAGGGAGAGGGCCCTGTTGGACGCCAGGGTTGTCCAGTCCCATAAGCTTGCGGCCCTGGGGGAGCTTTCCGCAGGCATAGCTCACGAGATCAACAATCCCCTGGCCATAATAGGCCGTGAGGCCGAGCTCATGGAGCATCTGCTGGAGAGCTCCTTTGATGGACAGGATGAGGCCAAGAGGGAGCTGCGGGAGTCCATAGGGGAGGTGGCCAGACAGATTGAACGCTGCAAGGAGATCACCCGGAATCTCTTGAGCTTTGCCAGAAAGATGGAGCCTGTTTTCCAGAAGACGGATCTTAATCGCCTGGTGGAAGACATGGTGAAACTGGTGGAGAGGGAGACCCAAGGGAAGGGGATCCAGATCCTGAGAGATTATTACCAAGGCTTGGAGCCCATTCGCACGGACCCGCCTGGCCTTAGGCAGGTGGTGTTGAACCTTCTAAACAATGCCAGACAGGCCACCTCTCAGGGAGGCACCATAACGGTCAAGACCAGGCCAGCAGCAGGAGGCGCAGTGGAACTGGAGGTGCAGGACACGGGTTGCGGGATCCCCAGAGAACATCAGGCTCGGATTTTCGATCCCTTCTTTACCACCAAGGCTCACGGAAAAGGCACAGGCCTGGGACTCTCCATATGCCACGGGATAGTGAGCAGGATCGGCGGCCGCATTGGAGTGAGAAGTGAGGTAGGGCGGGGTTCCAGCTTCACGGTTTGGCTTCCAATGGAACCAGGCCAGGGGGGCAACCCATGA
- a CDS encoding response regulator — translation MEKFKVLLVDDEEEFVKALSERLQMRDLGSDLAFDGEQALQIVKDQEPDVMVLDLKMPGIDGMEVLRRVRKAYPQVQVIILTGHGTEKDAEEAKRLGAFAYLQKPVNLDQLVQTMRKAYKKKMEDAMVAATFAEAGDFRTAKEVMDEEKGKKK, via the coding sequence ATGGAGAAGTTCAAGGTGCTTCTAGTGGATGACGAGGAGGAGTTTGTAAAGGCGCTCTCCGAAAGGCTCCAGATGAGGGATCTGGGCTCTGATCTGGCCTTTGACGGAGAACAGGCCCTCCAAATAGTTAAGGACCAGGAACCGGACGTCATGGTCCTGGATCTCAAGATGCCGGGCATAGACGGCATGGAAGTGTTAAGAAGAGTCCGCAAGGCCTACCCCCAGGTCCAGGTTATCATTCTGACGGGCCACGGCACAGAAAAGGATGCTGAGGAAGCAAAAAGGCTGGGGGCATTTGCTTACCTTCAGAAGCCCGTGAACCTGGACCAGCTAGTCCAGACCATGCGCAAGGCCTACAAGAAGAAGATGGAGGATGCCATGGTTGCCGCCACCTTTGCCGAAGCCGGGGACTTCCGCACGGCAAAGGAGGTCATGGACGAGGAAAAGGGAAAGAAAAAGTGA
- a CDS encoding response regulator produces MAPPRVLVVDDEEDFLETLVNRLKRRGLPTQGALSGSRALEMLEAEGFDVVVLDVRMPGMDGLDVLKEIKDRWPFVEVILLTGHGSVESGIQGMRLGAFDYVMKPADLEDLMEKIQQAHERRSLRED; encoded by the coding sequence ATGGCTCCACCTAGGGTGCTAGTAGTGGATGACGAGGAGGATTTCCTGGAGACCCTGGTCAACAGGCTCAAGCGAAGGGGTCTGCCCACACAGGGGGCGCTCAGTGGGTCCAGGGCCCTGGAGATGCTAGAAGCAGAGGGCTTCGATGTGGTGGTGCTGGATGTTCGCATGCCTGGGATGGACGGGTTGGATGTGCTCAAAGAGATAAAGGATCGATGGCCCTTCGTGGAGGTGATCCTGCTTACAGGGCATGGCTCCGTGGAGTCCGGCATACAGGGCATGAGGTTGGGAGCATTCGATTATGTGATGAAGCCAGCAGACTTGGAAGATCTCATGGAGAAGATCCAGCAGGCACATGAGCGAAGGAGCCTCAGGGAGGATTGA
- a CDS encoding response regulator: MSETRKVRVLLVDDEERFRTTTARLLGVRGFQVGTAASGQEALEELEANPYHVVVLDIRMPGMSGVEVLAEIKRRRPQVEVLILTGHASVDVAVEIMRLGGCEYLLKPCSMDELVDKIESALERRKAREGS; encoded by the coding sequence ATGAGTGAAACAAGAAAGGTTAGAGTGTTGTTGGTAGATGATGAGGAGAGGTTTCGAACCACCACGGCCCGGCTCTTGGGAGTCAGGGGCTTCCAAGTGGGAACAGCGGCCAGCGGCCAGGAGGCCCTTGAGGAGCTGGAAGCAAATCCTTACCATGTGGTGGTCTTAGACATTCGCATGCCGGGGATGAGCGGGGTAGAGGTGCTGGCCGAAATCAAGCGCAGGCGGCCCCAGGTGGAGGTCCTGATTTTAACAGGGCACGCCTCGGTGGATGTTGCCGTGGAGATAATGCGTCTTGGAGGTTGCGAGTATTTGCTCAAGCCCTGTTCCATGGACGAGCTGGTGGACAAGATCGAATCAGCACTGGAGAGGAGGAAGGCCAGAGAGGGTTCTTGA
- a CDS encoding ATP-binding protein, translated as MESRDYASLRNRIIGLTLGFSLIPLFSLGLTIYYQFHVSYTDKTLQSLRSLLENRRDAIDLFFDERISQISTVAYTHTLEQLRDEAYLERLFRLIQSRSKSFVDLGVIDEEGNHVAYVGPYQLKGVNYRNEEWFQAVMLRGVYISDVFMGFRRFPHFVIAVTRREPQRTWILRATIDTEIFEAMVKAAQVGRRGDAFVVNRQNMLQTTPRFGEFRLGEVVLPEFAAFPGTRLEPTVVDGRGVLVGSTWLRNKDWLLVVLENPEEELAPLLRARTVVLGVVLGGVLFIVLGTVFLAKGITDQLVRADREKAILDSNLVQSSKMAALGKLAAGIAHEVNNPLAVIKEKAGWIRDLLAEEDIASSRNFKEFEDAIKKIDYHVDRARKVTHRLLGFARRMEPVQEMVDVNRVLEETAGFLENEARFRNIQIQKELLDDLPVIRSDSSQLQQVFLNILENAIDAVQKDGTVKLRTTYSSRLREIAVSISDTGPGIPKAMLDRIFDPFFTTKPSGEGTGLGLSVSYSIVEKLGGRITVESEEGRGTTFTIHLPVQ; from the coding sequence ATGGAATCGCGGGACTATGCTTCTCTTAGGAACCGGATAATAGGACTCACCCTGGGCTTCTCTCTTATCCCGCTTTTCTCCCTGGGCCTGACCATCTATTACCAGTTTCACGTTTCTTACACGGACAAGACCCTACAGAGCCTAAGGAGTCTTCTGGAGAACCGAAGGGATGCCATAGATCTCTTTTTCGACGAACGCATCTCACAGATAAGCACCGTGGCTTACACTCACACCTTGGAGCAGCTCAGGGACGAGGCCTACTTGGAGCGGCTCTTCCGGCTCATACAGTCCCGTTCCAAATCATTCGTGGACTTGGGGGTAATAGATGAGGAGGGAAACCACGTGGCCTATGTGGGGCCCTATCAGCTCAAGGGTGTTAATTACAGAAACGAGGAGTGGTTCCAGGCCGTCATGTTAAGGGGGGTTTATATCAGCGATGTTTTCATGGGTTTCAGGAGATTTCCCCATTTTGTCATAGCCGTGACCCGCAGGGAGCCCCAGAGAACCTGGATCCTGAGGGCCACAATAGACACCGAAATATTTGAAGCCATGGTAAAGGCTGCCCAGGTGGGAAGGCGAGGGGATGCCTTTGTGGTGAACCGACAAAACATGCTCCAGACCACTCCAAGGTTCGGCGAGTTTAGACTAGGGGAGGTGGTTCTGCCTGAGTTTGCGGCATTCCCGGGCACAAGGCTAGAGCCCACGGTTGTGGATGGCCGAGGGGTGCTGGTTGGTTCCACATGGCTTCGCAACAAGGACTGGCTTTTGGTGGTGCTTGAGAACCCTGAGGAGGAGCTGGCTCCCTTGCTACGGGCTCGCACTGTGGTGCTGGGGGTGGTGCTGGGTGGGGTTCTCTTCATAGTTCTGGGCACTGTTTTTCTAGCCAAGGGTATAACTGATCAACTGGTGAGGGCTGACAGGGAGAAAGCCATCCTGGACTCCAACCTGGTTCAGTCCAGCAAGATGGCGGCCCTGGGGAAGCTCGCAGCCGGTATCGCCCACGAGGTGAACAATCCCCTGGCCGTGATAAAAGAGAAGGCGGGCTGGATCAGGGATCTCCTGGCAGAGGAAGACATAGCCTCCAGCAGAAACTTCAAAGAGTTCGAGGATGCCATCAAGAAGATAGATTACCACGTGGACAGGGCCAGGAAAGTGACCCACAGGCTCCTGGGCTTCGCACGCCGCATGGAACCCGTGCAGGAGATGGTGGATGTGAATCGGGTTCTGGAGGAGACTGCAGGTTTCTTGGAGAACGAGGCCAGGTTCAGAAATATCCAGATCCAGAAAGAGCTTCTTGATGACCTTCCGGTCATACGTAGTGATTCCTCTCAGCTCCAGCAGGTCTTTCTCAACATACTTGAGAATGCCATAGACGCGGTGCAAAAGGATGGAACCGTAAAGCTCAGAACCACATACTCTTCCCGGCTCAGGGAGATTGCGGTGAGTATCTCGGATACGGGTCCAGGCATCCCCAAGGCCATGTTGGACCGCATATTCGATCCCTTCTTTACCACCAAGCCAAGCGGGGAGGGCACCGGACTCGGCCTTTCTGTGAGTTACAGCATAGTGGAGAAGCTGGGAGGCAGGATAACCGTGGAAAGCGAAGAGGGAAGGGGCACTACCTTCACCATCCATCTTCCAGTCCAATGA
- a CDS encoding SLC13 family permease: protein MAAEGNASGGFDWKRIFFILLGFGLFLFIYYMPAWKDAVDPTGKAFPLTREGKASIALFLMAGIWWVFEVVPIGVTSLAIGVMQSLFAIRSAKDAFRDFMDPSVMFIFGSVVIGLAFTKTGLTRRIAYRMLELVGERTSIILLGSLILTAGLAHFMAHTAAAATVFPILIAINHLYGAGDRPTRFGKALFIGMAYAAGAGSIVTFLGAARGPAAAGMFKEFTGADVGFFDLPMYLFIIGWGMVFIIWAYLMVFLKPEKERIEGLRETVRELSWDMGPMSRDEKFVILCLILVVIGMALQSFVPALKEWDRAAIMLVSTLLFFLFRVLTIKELEDVPWNIILLFSGAMSIGFCLWKTGAAQWMAVNWLVLFQKAHWMVFVLGIAFFVLMMTNFIMNVAAIAISLPVSLVIAKYLGVAPEVILYSSLVTAGMPFLLLIGAAPNAIAYESRQFTTGEFFKHGIPMSILLMFVLAGAIAVLWPLLGMPILIRQ, encoded by the coding sequence ATGGCGGCTGAGGGGAATGCATCGGGAGGATTTGACTGGAAGAGGATCTTTTTCATCCTGCTGGGTTTTGGCCTTTTTTTATTTATCTATTACATGCCTGCCTGGAAAGACGCAGTGGATCCCACCGGTAAAGCCTTTCCCCTCACTCGTGAGGGCAAGGCTTCAATAGCTCTTTTCCTGATGGCCGGGATATGGTGGGTCTTCGAGGTGGTGCCCATAGGGGTTACCAGCCTGGCCATTGGGGTGATGCAATCCCTTTTTGCCATACGTTCGGCCAAGGATGCTTTCCGGGATTTCATGGACCCATCGGTGATGTTCATATTCGGATCTGTGGTCATAGGGCTTGCCTTCACCAAGACAGGCCTGACTAGGCGCATAGCTTACCGGATGCTGGAGCTGGTTGGGGAGAGAACGAGCATAATACTGTTGGGCTCTTTGATCCTCACCGCGGGCCTGGCCCATTTCATGGCTCACACAGCAGCAGCAGCCACGGTTTTTCCCATTCTCATCGCCATCAATCACCTTTACGGAGCAGGAGACAGGCCCACAAGATTCGGCAAGGCCCTCTTCATAGGCATGGCCTATGCTGCGGGGGCTGGCAGCATAGTCACCTTTTTGGGTGCGGCCAGGGGACCTGCCGCAGCCGGGATGTTCAAGGAGTTCACTGGGGCTGATGTGGGATTCTTTGACCTGCCCATGTACCTCTTCATCATCGGTTGGGGGATGGTCTTCATTATCTGGGCATACCTCATGGTTTTCCTCAAGCCTGAGAAGGAAAGGATCGAGGGGCTTCGGGAAACCGTGAGGGAGCTTTCATGGGATATGGGTCCCATGAGCAGGGATGAGAAGTTTGTGATTCTGTGCCTGATTCTGGTGGTCATAGGCATGGCACTTCAGTCCTTTGTGCCGGCCCTTAAAGAGTGGGACAGGGCCGCCATCATGCTGGTTTCGACGCTGCTGTTTTTCCTCTTTAGGGTTTTGACCATAAAGGAGCTAGAGGATGTGCCCTGGAACATAATCCTGCTTTTCAGCGGGGCCATGTCCATAGGATTCTGCCTCTGGAAAACAGGTGCTGCCCAGTGGATGGCTGTAAACTGGCTCGTGCTTTTCCAGAAGGCTCACTGGATGGTCTTTGTGCTGGGAATAGCTTTCTTTGTGCTCATGATGACAAACTTCATAATGAATGTGGCTGCCATAGCCATCTCCCTTCCTGTGTCCTTGGTCATAGCCAAGTATCTGGGGGTGGCCCCAGAGGTGATCCTGTACTCTTCCCTGGTGACCGCCGGTATGCCCTTTTTGCTCTTGATAGGGGCAGCCCCCAATGCCATAGCTTACGAGTCCAGACAGTTCACAACAGGGGAGTTCTTCAAGCATGGGATTCCCATGAGCATCCTGCTTATGTTCGTCCTGGCAGGAGCCATTGCAGTGCTCTGGCCCCTGCTGGGAATGCCAATACTGATCAGGCAGTAG
- a CDS encoding PEP/pyruvate-binding domain-containing protein, whose product MWKRLKRILKPGALPAEGSRELFSRKYALFQELLASNAENLDLIADMEEKLRGDTIFGTAYVRSAVARAVFHTHRMVRALDGLSGGRYPGLDGVLEEISRQIRNEMHEEPPRTAQELLLPYESIDRNCLDLVGAKNANLGEVRNRVGLPVPHGFAITTHAFHLFMDYNDLREEISKLQMEISPQDPQSLIAMSEEIQRRILLAKIPPQLEKALAQAKALWLSRGKSRVAMRSSATGEDTGGLSFAGQYLSSLNVPVEQIPQTYKIILGSLYTPRAMAYRLHRGIRDEDQAMAVACLEMVEARASGVMYSRNPSDPKEQRIWISSVWGLGPYAVGGVISPDIYLVERTSGKIKVEARISRKPLMLVPRPEGGLQSIPVGKDLLEAPSLSNEQVQELARYMSLLEEHFGRPQDVEWALDSRGRLFVLQCRPLVLLSQEGVPPRLRARPVEGYRLILEGDAIACPGVGCGPAFHVRSEQDLLAFPEGGVLVAAQPSPKFMLALPKAQAVLTDHGSITGHMASLAREFSVPTVVDLKEATIKVSQGMVVTVDADSGRVYEGRVEELLQNQTRRRALMMGTPVHETLKRVARWIVPLHLVDPSSEDFRPEACRSLHDIMRFVHEVSYGEMFKISDLVSEQTGAAVHLKARVPIDLYIIDLGGGLQDLGSGVREVGLHQIVSRPLKALLKGMTHEGLLSQEPRPIEWKGLFSVITEQMLTNPLASERFGERSFAVVSDRYMNFSSRVGYHYGVLDTYCGQTLSKNYISFSFQGGAADNIRRNRRARAIARVMEELGFSVQVCGDRVTARLQKMDRAALEEKLDLLGRLLIFTRQMDMLMHSEAAVEAVSRAFLEGDYGCRTLADQGGCPGQDPGP is encoded by the coding sequence GTGTGGAAAAGGCTCAAGAGGATTCTGAAACCGGGCGCTCTGCCTGCTGAAGGCTCCAGGGAGCTTTTCAGCCGCAAGTATGCCCTGTTCCAGGAACTCCTGGCCTCCAATGCCGAGAACCTTGATCTCATCGCTGACATGGAGGAGAAGCTAAGGGGCGATACGATCTTCGGCACGGCCTATGTGCGCTCAGCCGTGGCCAGGGCGGTCTTTCACACCCATAGGATGGTCAGAGCACTGGATGGTCTCTCGGGAGGCAGATACCCGGGCCTGGATGGGGTTCTGGAAGAGATCAGCCGGCAAATACGAAACGAGATGCATGAGGAGCCCCCCCGGACTGCCCAGGAGCTGCTCCTCCCTTATGAGAGCATAGACCGCAACTGCCTGGACCTGGTGGGAGCAAAAAACGCCAATCTGGGAGAGGTCAGAAACAGGGTGGGACTTCCGGTTCCCCATGGCTTTGCCATAACAACCCATGCATTCCATCTCTTCATGGATTACAACGACTTGAGAGAAGAGATCTCCAAGCTCCAGATGGAGATATCCCCTCAGGACCCCCAGAGCCTAATTGCCATGAGCGAGGAGATTCAAAGAAGAATCCTGCTGGCCAAGATCCCTCCCCAACTGGAAAAGGCCTTGGCCCAGGCTAAGGCCCTTTGGCTCTCCAGGGGAAAAAGCCGTGTGGCCATGCGTAGCAGCGCCACCGGAGAGGACACAGGCGGACTCTCCTTTGCAGGCCAGTACCTCTCATCTCTGAACGTGCCCGTGGAGCAGATCCCCCAGACCTACAAGATCATCCTGGGAAGCCTGTACACCCCGAGGGCCATGGCCTACAGGTTGCACAGGGGAATAAGGGACGAGGATCAGGCCATGGCCGTTGCCTGCCTCGAGATGGTGGAGGCCAGGGCAAGCGGGGTCATGTACAGCAGAAATCCTTCTGATCCAAAGGAGCAGCGCATCTGGATAAGCTCGGTGTGGGGCCTGGGACCTTATGCAGTGGGAGGTGTGATCAGTCCAGACATATATCTGGTGGAAAGAACCAGCGGAAAAATCAAGGTAGAGGCCAGAATATCTAGAAAACCTCTTATGCTGGTCCCAAGGCCAGAGGGGGGTCTCCAAAGTATCCCTGTGGGAAAAGACCTGCTGGAGGCCCCGTCTCTGAGCAATGAACAGGTTCAGGAGCTTGCCAGGTATATGAGTCTCTTGGAGGAACATTTTGGGAGGCCCCAGGATGTGGAGTGGGCTTTGGACTCCAGGGGAAGGTTATTTGTGCTGCAGTGTAGGCCCCTGGTCTTGTTGAGCCAGGAAGGTGTTCCTCCCAGGCTCAGAGCAAGGCCAGTGGAGGGCTACAGGCTCATTCTGGAGGGAGATGCCATTGCCTGCCCTGGGGTGGGCTGCGGGCCGGCATTCCACGTGCGATCTGAACAGGATCTGTTGGCCTTCCCAGAAGGGGGAGTCCTGGTGGCTGCTCAGCCCTCACCCAAGTTTATGCTGGCCCTTCCCAAGGCCCAGGCAGTGCTCACAGACCACGGCAGCATTACTGGTCATATGGCCTCCCTTGCCAGGGAGTTTTCGGTTCCCACCGTGGTGGACCTCAAGGAAGCCACCATTAAGGTGTCCCAGGGCATGGTGGTGACAGTGGATGCTGACTCGGGGAGAGTGTATGAGGGTCGAGTGGAAGAACTCCTGCAAAATCAGACCCGGCGCAGGGCTCTGATGATGGGCACACCAGTGCATGAGACCTTGAAGCGGGTGGCCCGCTGGATAGTGCCCTTGCACCTGGTGGACCCTTCTTCTGAGGATTTCCGTCCCGAGGCGTGCCGTTCCCTGCACGACATCATGCGCTTTGTCCACGAGGTCTCCTATGGAGAGATGTTCAAGATAAGCGATCTGGTATCAGAGCAGACAGGCGCTGCCGTACACTTGAAGGCCAGGGTACCCATAGACCTCTACATCATAGACCTGGGGGGCGGACTCCAGGATCTTGGATCAGGTGTCAGGGAGGTGGGTCTCCACCAGATAGTTTCCAGGCCCCTCAAGGCCCTGCTCAAGGGAATGACCCACGAGGGTCTTCTCTCCCAGGAGCCCAGGCCCATAGAGTGGAAGGGGCTGTTTTCGGTGATCACAGAACAGATGCTCACCAACCCCTTGGCATCGGAGCGTTTCGGGGAAAGGAGCTTTGCCGTAGTCTCGGACAGGTACATGAACTTCAGCTCCAGGGTGGGTTATCACTACGGGGTTTTGGACACATACTGCGGCCAGACCCTGAGCAAGAATTACATCAGTTTTTCCTTCCAGGGAGGAGCTGCCGACAACATAAGGCGCAACAGGAGAGCAAGGGCCATAGCCCGAGTCATGGAAGAGCTGGGATTCTCTGTGCAGGTCTGTGGGGACCGGGTGACCGCGCGCCTTCAGAAGATGGATAGGGCAGCCCTGGAGGAAAAGCTGGATCTTCTGGGCAGGCTCCTCATATTCACGCGCCAGATGGACATGCTCATGCACAGCGAAGCGGCTGTGGAAGCTGTGTCCAGGGCCTTTCTGGAAGGGGATTATGGCTGCCGGACTCTGGCAGACCAGGGTGGATGCCCGGGCCAAGACCCTGGCCCATGA